One Rosa chinensis cultivar Old Blush chromosome 3, RchiOBHm-V2, whole genome shotgun sequence DNA window includes the following coding sequences:
- the LOC112193509 gene encoding uncharacterized protein LOC112193509 yields the protein METSSSSQREKSRAPLKEVVSECVKRWFKDTLKEAKAGDINMQVLVGQMYYSGYGVPRDAHLGRVWITRASRTRSSAWKVCEKPPGYNASDSDSDELKGES from the exons ATGGAGACTTCGAGCAGCTCACAGAGGGAGAAGAGCCGCGCGCCGCTGAAGGAGGTTGTGTCGGAATGCGTGAAGCGGTGGTTCAAGGATACTCTGAAAGAGGCCAAAGCCGGCGATATTAATATGCAGGTGTTGGTGGGACAGATGTACTACAGCGGCTATGGTGTTCCCAGAGATGCCCATTTG GGGAGAGTATGGATCACAAGAGCATCGAGAACGCGGTCTTCGGCTTGGAAAGTGTGTGAAAAGCCACCAG GTTATAATGCAAGTGATTCAGATTCAGATGAATTGAAGGGTGAGTCGTAG